A window of the Branchiostoma lanceolatum isolate klBraLanc5 chromosome 13, klBraLanc5.hap2, whole genome shotgun sequence genome harbors these coding sequences:
- the LOC136447652 gene encoding dual specificity protein phosphatase 19-like: MSLLDQLTKFSKSSLRRTETHVRTVDGREYVESRDEKGRSNLTPVGAKDYGWIGDVKPDLQVAKIRPGLYLGNLFLGSQDVTVRPELLRSNNVTHVLNVAAGVETETFPDAFTYKHVPILDLPETNIIEFFPECFAFIHSGVTSGGVFVHCNAGVSRAVSIVVGYLMTTEGLNFKDAYGQVKEIRSSARPNDGFMKQLKDYKPSL; the protein is encoded by the exons ATGAGTCTTCTGGACCAACTCACGAAATTCTCCAAAAGCTCGCTGCGACGCACGGAAACTCACGTGAGAACTGTGGACGGGCGAGAATACGTCGAGTCACGTGACGAAAAGGGCCGATCAAACTTGACCCCTGTGGGCGCTAAGGATTATGGGTGGATCGGTGACGTCAAACCTGACCTACAAGTTGCAAAAATTCGTCCAGGTCTATATTTAGGTAACTTA tttttagggTCTCAAGACGTAACTGTGCGGCCAGAATTACTCAGATCTAACAACGTCACTCACGTTCTGAACGTCGCCGCTGGCGTTGAAACGGAAACATTTCCCGACGCTTTCACGTACAAACACGTTCCTATCTTAGACCTTCCCGAGACCAACATCATTGAGTTCTTTCCAGAGTGCTTCGCATTCATCCACTCAGGAGTGACCTCTGGCGGTGTGTTTGTGCACTGCAACGCGGGTGTGTCCCGCGCGGTCTCCATCGTTGTTGGCTACTTGATGACGACAGAGGGGTTAAATTTCAAAGATGCTTACGGACAAGTTAAAGAGATTAGGTCTAGCGCAAGACCAAATGATGGATTTATGAAACAACTTAAGGACTACAAGCCGTCACTATAA
- the LOC136447568 gene encoding INO80 complex subunit C-like — MASPGGNSRSRRPNKRPNSPAAATTGGKRRRPGTPSAAAAASAPETPEVAAVSQNPAAATTAPEATPNKQFVFKDQNFVHSGKGGVSAGKKTKTWKNLKQILTMERILPWKPDDPTYSSLDGPPSFKPAKKYSDLSGLPASYTDPHTKIRYANTDEFSRIRMLPSDIVTGYLALRRANTPVP, encoded by the exons ATGGCGTCTCCCGGTGGAAATTCTCGGTCCCGCCGCCCGAACAAACGTCCTAACAGTCCTGCCGCCGCTACAACTGGAGGGAAGAGACGACGTCCGGGCACG CCGTCAGCAGCAGCTGCTGCATCTGCACCTGAAACACCTGAGGTAGCTGCAGTCAGTCAGAACCCAGCTGCAGCTACCACGGCACCTGAAGCCACACCAAACAAGCAGTTTGTCTTCAAGGACCAAAATTTTGTG CATTCTGGGAAGGGCGGCGTATCAGCTGGGAAGAAAACGAAGACATGGAAGAATCTGAAACAGATCCTCACTATGGAGCGGAtattgccatggaaaccagaCGACCCTACAT ACAGCAGTTTAGATGGGCCTCCTTCCTTCAAACCAGCAAAAAAGTACTCAGATTTATCAGGTCTGCCG gCCTCCTACACAGATCCTCACACCAAGATAAGATATGCCAACACTGATGAGTTCTCCAGGATACGGATGCTGCCATCAGATATTGTGACTGGATACTTGGCTCTGAGAAgagcaaacacacctgtacctTAA
- the LOC136447653 gene encoding fibulin-1-like, translating into MQAAIVLTLAALLFGGGSGDLVRDYRGYRYRVVTVGLNYDQAEARCHQYGGHLVHIKSSQLHSFVANMAIDAGRESCWIGCTDRQREGVWRWSDGSSLGYSNWDPGEPNDCCGGEDCGEMKKDSGFIWNDMDCMVDRRPLCQTEINECQSNNGGCDHNCVNTDGSYHCTCRTGYQMSGSGHCSDIDECIYFPCHVNATCTNTDGSFSCNCSVGYAGDGFNCADVDECMHFPCHDNATCTNTDGSFSCNCSVGYTGDGFNCADVDECMNFPCHDNATCTNTDGSFSCNCSVGYTGDGFNCADVDECMNFPCHDNATCTNTDGSFSCNCSVGYTGDGFNCAGA; encoded by the exons ATGCAAGCTGCCATTGTGTTGACGCTGGCGGCTCTACTGTTCGGAGGGG GTTCTGGAGACTTGGTAAGGGACTATCGTGGCTACCGCTACAGGGTGGTTACAGTGGGCTTAAACTACGATCAGGCCGAAGCGAGGTGTCATCAATATGGTGGACACCTGGTACACATCAAGTCATCTCAACTGCACAGCTTCGTGGCAAACATGGCGATCGATGCTGGTAGGGAAAGTTGTTGGATCGGCTGCACTGATAGACAG AGGGAGGGCGTTTGGCGATGGTCTGACGGATCTAGCCTCGGCTACAGCAACTGGGACCCGGGAGAGCCAAACGACTGTTGTGGCGGCGAAGACTGTGGGGAGATGAAAAAGGATTCTGGTTTTATCTGGAATGATATGGACTGCATGGTGGATCGCCGGCCTCTGTGCCAAACTG AAATAAACGAATGTCAGAGCAACAATGGAGGCTGCGATCATAACTGTGTCAACACTGACGGGAGCTACCACTGTACCTGTCGGACTGGGTACCAGATGTCCGGGTCAGGACACTGTTCTG ATATCGATGAATGTATATACTTTCCGTGCCACGTCAAcgccacctgcaccaacacAGACGGGTCTTTTAGTTGTAACTGCTCGGTCGGATACGCCGGAGACGGATTCAACTGTGCAG atgtcgatgaatgtatgcactttccatgtcacgacaacgctacatgcaccaacacggacgggtcttTTAGTTGTAACTGCTCAGTCGGATACACAGGAGACGGGTTCAACTGTGCAG atgtcgatgaatgtatgaactttccatgtcacgacaacgctacatgcaccaacacggacgggtcttTTAGTTGTAACTGCTCGGTCGGATACACAGGAGACGGATTCAACTGTGCAG atgtcgatgaatgtatgaactttccatgtcacgacaacgctacatgtaccaacacggacgggtcttTTAGTTGTAACTGCTCAGTCGGATACACAGGAGACGGATTCAACTGTGCTGGTGCGTAA
- the LOC136447944 gene encoding tumor necrosis factor-inducible gene 6 protein-like → MVDQYVPGAGIDIITSPDYPKLYPSNLDCWYVITTDPGYALHVTILNFDLPDSSTDDNASECTDDYVEIYAPLGAPPSQRYCGQAFSPGTKFSLDTTFALHFVTDGEDTSGGFSVLIRSVSASPFV, encoded by the exons ATGGTAGACCAGTACGTCCCTGGTGCAGGTATAGACATCATCACCTCCCCAGACTACCCCAAACTGTATCCTTCCAACTTGGACTGCTGGTACGTCATCACCACAGACCCAGGGTACGCCTTGCACGTCACtattttgaactttgacctgccAGACAGCTCTACAGACGACAACGCCAGTGAATGTACGGATGATTATGTGGAAATTTATGC GCCTCTTGGAGCCCCGCCCTCCCAAAGATACTGCGGACAAGCATTTTCTCCGGGGACAAAATTTTCCTTGGACACGACGTTTGCCCTGCACTTCGTGACGGACGGAGAGGACACATCGGGAGGATTCAGCGTCCTCATCCGCAGTGTTTCTGCTTCACCGTTTGTTTGA